Proteins encoded in a region of the Candidatus Alcyoniella australis genome:
- a CDS encoding methyltransferase domain-containing protein, with the protein MSEKNNETIEESVDLQQGEHIEKFLHGKVRIVQKQDGYRFSIDPILLCGFVDIKPDDVVADLGTGSGVMPIILASQGQGAHSVGIEIQPSLVDQAQRSAKLNGFEDRIEIVEGDYMHIRNVCEANEFDAVISNPPYIRQGGGRIPSDEQKAIARHEISMDLGGMAAAAAYLLKPGGRAYFVYTTTRLVDMLQTCRQHDLEPRTIQMVHNNENTRAKLVLVEAVNGGGVELNVLKPLFVYNLEGDYTDEVNGFLEEKPGL; encoded by the coding sequence ATGAGCGAAAAAAACAACGAGACGATCGAAGAGAGCGTCGACCTTCAACAGGGCGAACACATCGAGAAGTTTTTGCACGGCAAGGTGCGCATTGTGCAAAAGCAGGACGGCTACCGCTTCTCGATCGACCCGATTCTGCTGTGCGGATTCGTCGACATCAAGCCCGATGACGTGGTGGCCGACCTGGGCACGGGCAGCGGCGTAATGCCGATCATCCTGGCATCCCAGGGCCAAGGGGCGCATTCCGTCGGGATCGAGATCCAGCCCTCGCTGGTCGACCAGGCGCAACGCTCGGCCAAGCTCAATGGGTTCGAGGATCGCATCGAAATCGTCGAGGGCGACTACATGCACATCCGCAATGTTTGCGAGGCCAACGAATTCGACGCGGTGATCTCCAACCCACCGTATATCAGGCAGGGCGGCGGCCGGATTCCCTCGGACGAGCAGAAGGCCATCGCCCGCCACGAGATCTCGATGGACCTCGGCGGCATGGCCGCGGCCGCAGCCTACCTGCTCAAACCCGGCGGCCGGGCCTACTTCGTCTACACCACAACGCGGCTGGTCGACATGCTTCAAACTTGCCGCCAGCACGATCTTGAGCCACGCACCATCCAGATGGTCCACAACAACGAGAACACCCGGGCCAAGCTGGTGCTGGTCGAGGCGGTCAACGGCGGCGGAGTCGAGCTCAACGTGCTCAAGCCGCTGTTCGTCTACAACCTCGAGGGCGACTACACCGACGAGGTCAACGGATTCCTCGAAGAAAAGCCGGGGCTATAG
- the thrA gene encoding bifunctional aspartate kinase/homoserine dehydrogenase I → MLVHKFGGTSVKDAERISGVARLAVENRRPCVVVTSAMAGVTDSLIELARAAEAQDEAQVAGLLGALRDRHQLAAEALFADSTPEPRLTTQIDELLDELGKLIKGVALLRHLPRRSLDLILSFGERLSCELLAAAVEQSGAPSRACDARDFIRTDDHFGKANVDIQTSRELTRAALLDLSRDSIPVVTGFIGRTAQGLSTTLGRGGSDYTASLLGAFLDADRIWIWTDVDGVMTADPRVVPEAEVLPSISYREAAEMSYFGSKVLHPSTMIPAVQAKIPIRLRNSFRPELEGTLITDSRTDQFEGVKTVTSISDIAMVTVEGKGMIGVPGVVGRVFATTARESINVYMISQASSEQNISLLVHKRDGARAKTALDREFELELERDRIERVDLNEEVGILAIIGEGMKGTPGISQKLFTALGRSHINVLAIAQGSSELNVSVVVDRHDLHRAVGAVHTRFGLTSATHVFVLGKGLIGRTLLRQLVQSKARLRRHGTWLNVIGVCGRTELLFNEFGIDDQTLRRIADGESLLELGGEQRPDYREILKRVLQTRRLDVALVDVTAAETGELQLGAMRHGIHVVTANKKTLSGPLELYRSLRQTAREKGVGLYYETTFGAGLPVLFTLQDLLETHDTIQRITGCFSGTLGYICSGLQTGRRFSEVVREAKSLGYTEPDPRDDLCGMDVARKALIIAREMGQPLEMEQVALEGMVPDELLALPDVESFLARLDELDEPYAEKVRQAADQGRVLRYLAQITPEGVSVGLQAVELSSPEGQLSGPDNILVYQTDRYTGENPLVIRGPGAGAEVTAAGVFGDLLKVARHA, encoded by the coding sequence ATGTTGGTGCATAAATTCGGCGGAACGTCGGTCAAGGACGCCGAGCGGATCAGCGGCGTGGCGCGGCTGGCGGTCGAGAACCGGCGGCCCTGCGTGGTTGTGACCTCGGCCATGGCCGGGGTGACCGACAGCCTGATTGAGCTGGCCCGGGCCGCCGAGGCGCAGGACGAGGCGCAGGTCGCCGGGCTGCTGGGTGCGCTACGCGACCGCCACCAGCTGGCGGCCGAGGCGCTGTTCGCCGACTCGACCCCCGAGCCACGGCTGACCACGCAAATCGACGAACTGCTCGACGAGCTGGGCAAGCTGATCAAGGGGGTGGCCCTGCTGCGGCATTTGCCGCGGCGTTCGCTGGACCTGATCCTCTCGTTCGGCGAGCGGCTGAGCTGCGAGCTGCTGGCCGCGGCCGTCGAGCAATCAGGCGCTCCAAGCCGGGCCTGCGACGCGCGCGACTTCATTCGTACTGACGACCATTTCGGCAAGGCCAACGTCGATATCCAGACCAGCCGCGAGCTGACGCGCGCCGCGCTGCTGGACTTGTCCCGCGACTCGATCCCGGTGGTCACCGGATTCATCGGCCGCACAGCCCAGGGCCTGAGCACGACCCTGGGTCGTGGCGGCAGCGACTACACCGCCTCACTGCTCGGCGCGTTTCTCGACGCCGATCGGATCTGGATCTGGACCGACGTGGACGGCGTGATGACCGCCGACCCGCGGGTGGTGCCTGAGGCCGAGGTGCTGCCCTCGATCTCCTACCGCGAGGCGGCGGAGATGTCGTACTTCGGCTCCAAGGTGCTGCACCCGAGCACGATGATCCCCGCGGTTCAGGCGAAGATTCCGATCCGTCTGCGCAACTCGTTCAGGCCCGAGCTCGAAGGCACGCTGATCACCGATAGCCGCACCGACCAGTTCGAGGGGGTCAAAACTGTGACCTCGATCTCGGATATTGCGATGGTCACGGTGGAGGGCAAGGGGATGATCGGTGTGCCCGGGGTGGTCGGCCGCGTTTTCGCCACCACGGCCCGCGAGTCGATCAACGTCTACATGATCTCCCAGGCCAGCTCCGAGCAAAACATCAGCCTGCTGGTGCATAAGCGCGACGGCGCGCGGGCCAAGACCGCGCTGGACCGCGAGTTCGAGCTCGAGCTGGAGCGCGACCGCATCGAGCGCGTGGATCTCAACGAAGAGGTCGGCATCCTGGCGATCATCGGCGAGGGGATGAAGGGCACCCCGGGCATCAGCCAAAAGCTGTTCACGGCCTTGGGTCGCAGCCACATCAACGTGCTGGCGATCGCCCAGGGCAGCTCGGAGCTCAACGTCTCGGTGGTGGTCGACCGGCACGACCTGCACCGCGCGGTGGGCGCGGTCCACACCCGCTTCGGCCTGACCTCGGCGACCCACGTTTTCGTACTGGGCAAGGGCCTAATCGGCCGTACGCTGCTGCGCCAACTCGTCCAGAGCAAGGCGCGCCTGCGCCGCCACGGCACCTGGCTCAACGTGATCGGCGTTTGCGGCCGCACCGAACTGCTGTTCAACGAGTTCGGCATCGACGATCAGACCCTGCGCCGTATTGCAGACGGTGAATCGCTGCTCGAGCTGGGCGGCGAGCAGCGGCCGGACTACCGCGAGATCCTCAAGCGCGTGCTCCAGACCCGCCGTCTGGATGTGGCGCTGGTCGACGTCACCGCGGCCGAGACCGGCGAGTTGCAACTAGGCGCCATGCGTCACGGAATCCACGTGGTGACCGCCAATAAAAAGACGCTCTCCGGGCCCCTCGAGCTCTACCGCTCTTTGCGCCAAACCGCCCGCGAAAAGGGCGTGGGCCTGTACTACGAGACCACCTTCGGCGCGGGCCTGCCGGTGCTGTTCACCTTGCAGGATCTGCTTGAAACCCACGATACGATCCAGCGCATCACCGGCTGCTTCTCGGGCACCCTGGGCTACATCTGCTCCGGTCTGCAAACCGGGCGACGTTTCTCGGAGGTAGTGCGCGAGGCTAAAAGCCTGGGGTACACCGAGCCCGATCCGCGCGATGATCTGTGCGGCATGGACGTAGCGCGCAAGGCGCTGATCATCGCCCGCGAGATGGGCCAACCGCTGGAGATGGAGCAGGTGGCCCTCGAGGGCATGGTGCCCGACGAGCTGCTGGCGCTGCCCGACGTCGAGAGCTTCCTGGCGCGCCTGGACGAGCTCGACGAGCCCTACGCCGAAAAGGTGCGACAGGCCGCGGACCAGGGGCGCGTGCTGCGCTACCTGGCTCAGATTACGCCCGAGGGCGTGAGCGTCGGCCTGCAGGCGGTGGAGCTATCCAGCCCCGAGGGGCAGCTCAGCGGGCCGGACAATATTTTGGTCTACCAGACCGACCGCTACACCGGCGAGAACCCGCTGGTGATTCGCGGTCCGGGCGCGGGAGCCGAGGTCACGGCCGCGGGCGTGTTCGGCGATTTGCTCAAAGTGGCGCGGCACGCATGA
- a CDS encoding DUF1015 domain-containing protein yields the protein MVQFKPFQAMRYDLQVAGDPSALIAPPYDVISQQHQLELHERDPHNVVRLILGLQHSQDNEQDNRYTRAAATLERWLATGVLLTEDRPCFYALSHEFSAPDGRRITRRGLLGLIKLEPFEDGAVVPHERTLTGPRTDRLNLIYTCRSQFEPVFCLFNDGSGSVSEELATACAHQLLFQAALEDDCFELRAIDGDAAGRISAAIGKSSAFIADGHHRYSAALQVHQRLVAEGLDSEDGPSGWALVYMAAFEDPGLLVLPTHRGVLRREGLAIDALTDDLTRSFDVELLDPALLNDAGYVRQFLEGDSLTTELLAAVGNEAYRLRYRPADGERCFAPDDKPSFKQMDVAVLHKVVLEDLLGIGAVQLAAGDRLSYFRDPADMLARLRDPDGGLAAGFIVRPLSIEQVIQAAAERLVFPQKATYFYPKVPSGLVFNRFGG from the coding sequence ATGGTGCAATTTAAACCGTTCCAAGCAATGCGCTACGATTTACAGGTGGCCGGCGATCCCTCTGCGCTGATCGCCCCGCCCTACGACGTGATCTCGCAGCAGCATCAGCTCGAGCTGCACGAGCGCGATCCGCACAACGTCGTGCGGTTGATCCTCGGCCTACAGCATTCCCAGGACAACGAGCAGGACAACCGCTACACTCGCGCGGCGGCCACCCTCGAGCGCTGGCTGGCCACCGGCGTACTGCTCACCGAGGACCGACCGTGCTTCTACGCCCTGAGCCACGAGTTCAGCGCGCCCGACGGTCGACGCATCACGCGCCGCGGGCTGCTGGGGCTGATCAAGCTCGAGCCGTTCGAGGACGGAGCGGTCGTGCCCCACGAGCGCACGCTCACCGGGCCGCGCACCGACCGCCTCAATCTGATTTACACCTGCCGCTCGCAGTTCGAGCCGGTATTTTGTTTGTTCAACGACGGCTCGGGCTCGGTGAGCGAAGAGCTCGCGACCGCCTGCGCGCATCAGCTGCTGTTCCAAGCCGCTCTCGAGGACGATTGCTTTGAGCTGCGCGCCATTGACGGCGACGCGGCCGGGCGCATCAGTGCGGCGATCGGTAAAAGCAGCGCGTTCATCGCCGACGGCCACCACCGCTACAGCGCGGCACTGCAGGTACACCAGCGGCTGGTCGCCGAGGGGCTGGACAGCGAGGACGGACCCAGCGGTTGGGCGCTGGTCTACATGGCCGCGTTCGAGGATCCGGGCCTGCTGGTGCTGCCGACCCATCGCGGAGTTCTGCGCCGCGAGGGGCTCGCGATCGACGCGCTGACCGACGATCTGACTCGATCCTTTGATGTTGAACTGCTCGATCCCGCACTGCTGAACGACGCGGGCTACGTACGGCAGTTCCTTGAGGGCGACTCGTTGACCACCGAACTGCTGGCTGCGGTGGGCAACGAGGCCTATCGGCTGCGCTACCGGCCGGCCGACGGCGAGCGCTGCTTCGCGCCCGATGACAAGCCCTCGTTCAAGCAAATGGACGTGGCGGTGCTGCACAAGGTGGTGCTCGAGGATCTGCTCGGCATCGGCGCGGTGCAACTGGCGGCTGGCGATCGGCTGAGCTACTTTCGCGATCCGGCCGACATGCTGGCCCGCTTACGCGATCCCGACGGCGGGCTGGCCGCAGGCTTCATCGTACGGCCGCTGAGCATCGAGCAGGTCATACAGGCCGCGGCCGAGCGTCTGGTCTTTCCCCAGAAGGCGACCTACTTCTACCCCAAGGTTCCCTCCGGGCTGGTCTTCAACCGATTCGGTGGATAA
- a CDS encoding thioredoxin domain-containing protein, which translates to MNEKGSIIPTIIIVFVCLAVGLATGWFIGSQGLGGKEQPVKPTADSSSKLSDQQEAQVKAAISLAIVAHADELAAEVYTSLKAGNVDSEALTTLQRVAMANRASNRQRPERTPEDHDKVWDVQVNDSMVRGPENAVVTIVKFSEFQCPACSKAYASLEHIMEQYPGKIRLVFKSKILQRHTEAPLAHNAALAAGEQDKFWEFYDKIYQARNGPDRRDALKRENLLKYAQELGLDMARFEKDMDSDKFADFLAKEAREGDALKIRATPTIFINGHRYTGLPRNLKEIVEKYIGQPQDK; encoded by the coding sequence ATGAACGAAAAAGGATCAATCATACCGACGATTATCATCGTCTTCGTTTGCCTGGCCGTGGGTTTGGCCACCGGCTGGTTTATCGGATCACAGGGTCTGGGCGGCAAGGAGCAGCCGGTCAAGCCGACCGCTGACTCCTCGTCCAAGCTCAGCGACCAGCAGGAAGCACAGGTCAAGGCGGCGATCTCTCTGGCGATCGTGGCCCACGCCGATGAGCTGGCAGCCGAGGTCTACACCAGCCTCAAGGCCGGCAATGTGGACAGCGAGGCGCTGACCACGCTGCAGCGCGTGGCAATGGCCAACCGCGCCAGCAATCGACAGCGCCCCGAACGCACCCCCGAGGACCATGACAAGGTCTGGGACGTCCAGGTCAACGACAGCATGGTCCGAGGGCCCGAGAACGCGGTGGTGACGATAGTTAAATTTAGCGAGTTCCAGTGCCCGGCCTGCTCCAAGGCCTATGCCAGCCTGGAACATATCATGGAGCAATACCCGGGCAAGATCCGCCTGGTGTTCAAAAGCAAGATTCTGCAGCGCCACACCGAGGCGCCGCTGGCGCACAACGCGGCCCTGGCCGCAGGCGAGCAGGATAAGTTCTGGGAGTTCTACGACAAGATCTACCAGGCCCGCAACGGCCCTGATCGCCGCGACGCGCTCAAACGCGAGAATTTGCTCAAGTACGCCCAGGAGCTGGGGCTGGATATGGCGCGTTTTGAAAAGGACATGGATTCGGACAAGTTCGCCGACTTCCTGGCCAAGGAGGCCCGCGAAGGCGACGCTCTGAAGATTCGCGCCACGCCCACGATCTTTATCAACGGCCACCGCTACACCGGCCTGCCGCGCAACCTCAAGGAGATCGTGGAGAAATACATCGGGCAGCCCCAGGACAAATAA
- a CDS encoding zinc metallopeptidase translates to MGFFFWDWTVLLLIPALILGLWAQAKVSSSFKKYSKVRSRQGYTGAQVARYLLDGAGLNDVAIERVGGRLSDHYDPRARVLRLSDGVYASPSLAAIGVAAHETGHALQHSEGYLPLGVRNAVFPVARIGSWAFMPTFLLGLFFHSQMGILLDVGIMLFTFYVFFTVVTLPVEFNASRRALQMLTQTGYLSDEEVGGARSVLSAAAMTYVAGALMAILNFLRLLILRDR, encoded by the coding sequence ATGGGCTTCTTCTTCTGGGACTGGACCGTACTGCTGCTGATACCGGCGCTGATCCTCGGGCTGTGGGCCCAAGCCAAGGTATCGAGCAGCTTCAAGAAATACTCCAAGGTCCGTTCGCGCCAGGGCTATACCGGTGCCCAGGTGGCGCGCTATCTGCTCGACGGCGCGGGCCTGAACGACGTGGCGATCGAGCGCGTGGGCGGCCGATTGTCGGACCACTACGATCCGCGAGCCCGCGTGCTGCGGCTCTCCGACGGGGTCTACGCCAGCCCGAGCCTGGCCGCCATCGGCGTGGCCGCGCACGAGACCGGACACGCGTTGCAGCACTCGGAGGGCTATTTGCCGCTGGGCGTGCGCAACGCGGTGTTCCCCGTGGCGCGCATCGGCTCCTGGGCCTTTATGCCCACATTCCTGCTCGGGTTGTTTTTCCACAGCCAAATGGGAATCCTGCTCGACGTGGGAATCATGCTCTTTACCTTCTATGTGTTCTTCACGGTGGTAACCCTGCCGGTGGAGTTCAACGCCTCGCGCCGGGCGCTGCAAATGCTCACCCAGACCGGCTACCTCAGCGATGAGGAGGTCGGCGGCGCCCGCTCGGTGCTCAGCGCCGCGGCCATGACCTACGTGGCAGGCGCACTGATGGCGATCCTCAATTTCTTGCGATTGCTGATTCTGCGCGACCGATAA
- a CDS encoding amidohydrolase family protein, translating to MIIDTHAQLYTRGFIDQVQAGRIPGLENLGYAGFMAKSPPSDTLTDMDEAGVDLSVVVGVDAETNAGFRVPNELVAKEVDASEGRLIGFMGLDPRKGNAAIDELRRSHDELGLRGIKFICHLNELEPSHRLFYPIYEEASARGLPVLHHTGTHYHAGRKIKYCQPLFIDEIAVDFPKLKLVAAHFGWPWTDEAIAVALRNRNVYLNVAGWAPRHWPEVLLRYLRGPLQRKVLFGSDHPLLPRKRLVNEIDKLELSDEIKTRLFEHNPKELLGL from the coding sequence ATGATCATCGACACCCACGCTCAGCTTTACACCCGCGGATTCATCGACCAGGTCCAGGCCGGCCGCATTCCCGGCCTGGAAAATCTGGGCTACGCGGGTTTCATGGCCAAGTCGCCGCCGAGCGACACGCTGACCGACATGGACGAGGCCGGAGTCGATCTCTCGGTGGTGGTCGGCGTGGACGCCGAGACCAACGCCGGATTCAGGGTGCCCAACGAGCTGGTGGCCAAAGAGGTCGACGCGTCGGAGGGTCGTTTGATCGGGTTCATGGGGCTCGATCCGCGCAAGGGCAACGCGGCGATTGACGAGCTGCGACGCAGCCACGACGAGCTGGGGCTGCGCGGGATCAAGTTCATCTGTCACCTCAACGAGCTCGAACCATCGCACCGGCTGTTCTATCCGATCTACGAGGAGGCCTCCGCGCGCGGCCTGCCGGTGCTGCATCACACCGGCACCCACTACCACGCCGGCCGCAAGATCAAATATTGCCAGCCGCTGTTCATCGACGAGATCGCGGTCGACTTCCCCAAGCTCAAGCTGGTGGCCGCGCACTTCGGCTGGCCCTGGACCGACGAGGCGATCGCCGTGGCCCTGCGTAATCGCAACGTGTATCTCAACGTGGCGGGCTGGGCCCCGCGGCATTGGCCCGAGGTGTTGCTGCGCTACCTTCGGGGACCGCTGCAGCGCAAGGTGCTCTTCGGCTCGGACCACCCGCTGCTACCGCGCAAACGCTTGGTAAACGAGATCGACAAGCTCGAGCTGTCGGACGAAATCAAGACTCGGCTGTTCGAGCACAATCCTAAGGAGCTGTTGGGGCTCTAG
- a CDS encoding DUF362 domain-containing protein, translating to MKVVLRDGLDYFNLDRAWDSLLAPLELGNLAGHKVLLKPNLMLAVDPEAATCTHPLFVISLAQYLIERGAQVSVGDSSGALGLTSAGAQRIGLLRGLAQVGASFVDFDHCPVELVPLDGAVLREVPLPRPLLEADLRINVPKLKSHTLVGLSCAVKNAMGCLPGAVKPLFHARFGASMDRLCAMLADICRAADFDCHVVDAVVVRQGGGSQSGTPRRLGLALAGRDPVAIDATAAGLAGWSIDDVPTIRAAQAAGLGSPEVVEPYEPIDPPLQRAGSDLKRNRLIGRLSYTLRGRAVRPIILRQPEAAKLEGIIEICPWNALVGPPLRIVRRRCWGCLTCAALAPSGCIGLEVLRPLRAAFAKRSQGLAPNGKLPQP from the coding sequence ATGAAGGTGGTTCTGCGAGACGGCCTGGATTACTTTAATCTTGACCGCGCCTGGGACTCGCTGCTCGCGCCGCTCGAGCTGGGCAATCTCGCGGGACACAAGGTACTGCTCAAGCCCAATCTGATGCTCGCGGTCGACCCCGAGGCCGCCACCTGCACCCACCCGTTGTTCGTGATCTCCCTGGCCCAATACCTGATCGAACGCGGCGCGCAGGTGAGCGTGGGCGACAGCTCGGGCGCCCTGGGCCTGACCAGCGCCGGAGCCCAGCGCATCGGCCTGCTGCGCGGATTGGCCCAGGTCGGGGCGAGTTTCGTGGACTTCGATCACTGCCCGGTCGAGCTTGTGCCCCTGGACGGGGCGGTTCTGCGCGAGGTGCCGCTGCCGCGGCCGCTGCTTGAGGCCGACCTGCGGATCAACGTGCCCAAGCTCAAGAGTCACACCCTGGTCGGACTCTCGTGCGCGGTGAAGAACGCCATGGGCTGCCTGCCCGGCGCGGTCAAGCCGCTGTTTCACGCGCGTTTCGGCGCGAGCATGGACCGGCTGTGCGCAATGCTGGCCGACATCTGCCGCGCGGCTGACTTTGATTGTCATGTAGTCGACGCCGTTGTAGTGCGCCAGGGCGGCGGCAGCCAGAGCGGAACCCCGCGACGCCTGGGCCTGGCTCTGGCCGGACGCGATCCCGTGGCGATCGACGCCACTGCCGCCGGGCTGGCCGGTTGGAGCATCGATGACGTGCCGACGATCCGCGCGGCCCAGGCCGCGGGCCTGGGGAGCCCCGAGGTTGTCGAGCCGTACGAGCCAATCGACCCGCCGCTGCAACGTGCGGGAAGCGACCTCAAACGCAACCGACTGATCGGACGCCTGTCCTACACCCTGCGCGGACGCGCGGTGCGGCCAATAATCCTGCGCCAACCCGAGGCTGCAAAGCTCGAGGGGATTATCGAAATCTGTCCGTGGAATGCGCTGGTGGGCCCGCCGTTGCGCATCGTGCGCCGCCGCTGCTGGGGTTGCCTGACCTGCGCTGCCCTGGCACCGTCCGGCTGCATCGGGCTCGAGGTGCTCAGGCCGCTACGCGCGGCGTTCGCCAAACGCTCCCAGGGCCTGGCCCCGAACGGCAAACTGCCTCAGCCCTAA
- a CDS encoding DUF5362 family protein has product MTDKQNKQEKPQIEPVKPQTIKVELSSADMQIVQSIRRWSSISGWCVLLLGIAEMLTLFGIPAGVLMLLLGIHLLALSRNAEAFQEHREAQALAEIGRRVKLSLIYAGIISLLFFLVFAAMLTVSLVTKSGILSLLTG; this is encoded by the coding sequence TTGACAGATAAGCAGAACAAGCAAGAAAAGCCGCAGATCGAACCGGTCAAGCCGCAGACGATCAAGGTCGAGCTGAGTTCGGCCGACATGCAGATCGTCCAATCGATTCGTCGCTGGTCCTCGATCAGCGGCTGGTGCGTGCTGCTGCTGGGGATCGCCGAGATGCTGACCCTCTTCGGCATTCCGGCCGGAGTCCTGATGCTGCTGCTGGGCATCCACCTGCTGGCGCTCTCGCGCAACGCCGAGGCGTTCCAGGAGCATCGCGAGGCTCAGGCCCTGGCCGAGATCGGCCGCAGGGTCAAGCTCTCGCTGATCTACGCCGGGATTATTTCGCTGCTGTTTTTCCTGGTCTTCGCCGCCATGCTGACCGTCAGCCTAGTCACCAAGTCGGGAATCCTCTCGCTACTGACGGGTTAA
- a CDS encoding DUF933 domain-containing protein has translation MASHQGPVTVRVADERLDQLSEMYKPKKTTRAEIVLEEMTLEVREGGRRNEWERYVTRLHGSELLVHVLDAFNSGSDPHAALLALDAEMMLADLGIVERMRERLIKEQREPRLVEALAAAQKWLEQERPLRTMDCEPDLRKAMTGFNLVTFIPQLLVLNTPEDAEEYTPDPELLQVAGERRVAAAPLGIAAELALLDPSEQAAFLADLGMSEPAVDMLVREILDQLQLIQFFTVGEDEVRGWLIPRNTPAKVAAGRIHSDLARGFIRAEVVGWQDLIKLGSLPACRSAALLRQEGKTYLVQDGEIMHVKFNV, from the coding sequence ATGGCCTCTCACCAGGGACCGGTCACCGTGCGCGTGGCCGACGAGCGTCTGGATCAGCTCAGCGAGATGTACAAACCCAAGAAAACCACCCGCGCCGAGATCGTGCTCGAGGAGATGACCCTCGAGGTGCGCGAGGGCGGACGGCGCAACGAGTGGGAGCGCTACGTCACCCGGCTGCACGGCTCGGAATTGCTGGTGCACGTGCTCGACGCCTTCAACTCCGGGAGCGATCCGCACGCCGCACTGCTGGCCCTGGACGCCGAGATGATGCTCGCCGACCTGGGAATCGTCGAGCGCATGCGCGAGCGGCTGATCAAGGAGCAGCGCGAGCCGCGTCTGGTCGAGGCGCTGGCCGCGGCCCAAAAGTGGCTCGAGCAGGAGCGCCCCCTGCGCACCATGGATTGCGAGCCCGACCTGCGTAAGGCGATGACGGGCTTTAACCTGGTGACGTTCATCCCGCAGCTGCTGGTGCTCAACACTCCCGAGGACGCGGAGGAGTACACGCCGGACCCCGAGCTGCTGCAGGTCGCGGGCGAGCGCCGCGTGGCCGCTGCGCCCCTGGGCATTGCCGCGGAGCTGGCGCTGCTCGACCCTTCGGAGCAGGCCGCATTCCTGGCCGACCTGGGCATGAGCGAGCCCGCGGTCGATATGCTTGTGCGCGAAATCCTCGACCAACTCCAGCTGATCCAGTTCTTCACCGTGGGTGAGGACGAGGTGCGCGGCTGGCTGATCCCGCGCAACACCCCGGCCAAGGTCGCGGCCGGCCGCATCCATTCGGACCTCGCACGCGGGTTCATTCGCGCCGAGGTCGTGGGCTGGCAAGACCTGATTAAACTCGGCTCGCTCCCCGCCTGCCGTTCCGCCGCCCTGCTGCGCCAAGAGGGCAAGACCTACCTGGTGCAAGACGGCGAGATCATGCACGTCAAGTTCAACGTCTGA